From Alosa sapidissima isolate fAloSap1 chromosome 7, fAloSap1.pri, whole genome shotgun sequence, the proteins below share one genomic window:
- the LOC121713552 gene encoding uncharacterized protein LOC121713552 isoform X1: MESECLPNLPYCPTNQTSNIVTSVASDDCVCITEPCVPDRSVLMGSFHQGHARFGNARNRQCGAISLTALLMCKMKSVLNWEPEDLVDDLVQGTVLYRSMRAQGKIRDHVDGRGYIAVSELPRRHRLWNCVFTIDFAESFTGIVHVDDYDHALRDVAMPFDVAIQRTLLRNDACLLTICANTCAIVKEGSRFAFIDSHANGRVNQKGTPRFELTGVNVRVMEGSMQMNNASSCTMSSANCLPGYSDVVKGKHKLNTNASCDVNSRQLYSDVVKGKHKLNTNASCNVNSRQSKIPHNLETDDVIVVDVESYEQSFQPLCNLQASDDVIISDVRVQKQAFKPLTCQDQDALCKCLDLENVNVDVGLMATTDLDDMGCPCKTKHKARWELFLP, encoded by the exons ATGGAGTCTGAATGTCTACCAAACTTGCCATACTGTCCTACAAACCAAACATCAAATATTGTAACAAGTGTTGCATCTGATGATTGTGTCTGTATAACTGAGCCTTGTGTTCCAGACAGATCTGTGCTGATGGGGTCTTTTCATCAAGGTCATGCACGGTTTGGAAATGCACGTAACAGGCAGTGTGGAGCCATCAGTCTGACTGCACTTTTGATGTGCAAGATGAAGAGTGTGTTGAACTGGGAACCTGAAGATTTAGTAGATGATTTGGTTCAGGGTACTGTCCTTTACAGGTCTATGAGAGCTCAAGGTAAAATAAGAGACCATGTTGATGGAAGGGGTTACATTGCAGTGTCTGAACTGCCAAGACGGCACAGATTGTGGAATTGTGTTTTTACAATAGACTTTGCTGAGTCTTTCACTGGTATTGTTCATGTTGATGACTATGACCATGCATTACGTGATGTTGCTATGCCTTTTGATGTAGCAATACAGCGGACACTGTTGCGTAATGATGCCTGCCTGTTAACCATATGTGCTAATACATGTGCTATTGTGAAGGAAGGATCCAGGTTTGCTTTTATTGATTCACATGCCAATGGGAGAGTTAATCAGAAAG GCACACCACGTTTTGAATTAACTGGAGTCAACGTAAGGGTAATGGAAGGCAGCATGCAGATGAACAATGCATCCAGCTGTACAATGAGCTCTGCAAACTGCCTTCCAGGCTACAGTGATGTGGTGAAGGGTAAGCATAAACTAAATACAAATGCTAGTTGTGATGTAAACAGCAGACAACTCTACAGTGATGTGGTGAAGGGTAAGCATAAACTAAATACAAATGCtagttgtaatgtaaacagcaGACAATCAAAAATACCTCATAACCTTGAAACAGATGATGTCATTGTTGTTGACGTGGAATCATATGAACAGTCTTTTCAACCTTTGTGTAATTTGCAGGCaagtgatgatgtcattataaGTGACGTAAGAGTTCAGAAACAGGCTTTTAAACCTTTAACTTGTCAGGACCAGGATGCACTGTGCAAATGTTTAGATcttgaaaatgttaatgttgatgTGGGCCTAATGGCAACAACTGATCTTGATGACATGGGATGTCCCTGTAAGACAAAGCATAAAGCCAGATGGGAATTGTTTTTACCGTAG
- the LOC121713552 gene encoding uncharacterized protein LOC121713552 isoform X2 yields the protein MESECLPNLPYCPTNQTSNIVTSVASDDCVCITEPCVPDRSVLMGSFHQGHARFGNARNRQCGAISLTALLMCKMKSVLNWEPEDLVDDLVQGTVLYRSMRAQGTPRFELTGVNVRVMEGSMQMNNASSCTMSSANCLPGYSDVVKGKHKLNTNASCDVNSRQLYSDVVKGKHKLNTNASCNVNSRQSKIPHNLETDDVIVVDVESYEQSFQPLCNLQASDDVIISDVRVQKQAFKPLTCQDQDALCKCLDLENVNVDVGLMATTDLDDMGCPCKTKHKARWELFLP from the exons ATGGAGTCTGAATGTCTACCAAACTTGCCATACTGTCCTACAAACCAAACATCAAATATTGTAACAAGTGTTGCATCTGATGATTGTGTCTGTATAACTGAGCCTTGTGTTCCAGACAGATCTGTGCTGATGGGGTCTTTTCATCAAGGTCATGCACGGTTTGGAAATGCACGTAACAGGCAGTGTGGAGCCATCAGTCTGACTGCACTTTTGATGTGCAAGATGAAGAGTGTGTTGAACTGGGAACCTGAAGATTTAGTAGATGATTTGGTTCAGGGTACTGTCCTTTACAGGTCTATGAGAGCTCAAG GCACACCACGTTTTGAATTAACTGGAGTCAACGTAAGGGTAATGGAAGGCAGCATGCAGATGAACAATGCATCCAGCTGTACAATGAGCTCTGCAAACTGCCTTCCAGGCTACAGTGATGTGGTGAAGGGTAAGCATAAACTAAATACAAATGCTAGTTGTGATGTAAACAGCAGACAACTCTACAGTGATGTGGTGAAGGGTAAGCATAAACTAAATACAAATGCtagttgtaatgtaaacagcaGACAATCAAAAATACCTCATAACCTTGAAACAGATGATGTCATTGTTGTTGACGTGGAATCATATGAACAGTCTTTTCAACCTTTGTGTAATTTGCAGGCaagtgatgatgtcattataaGTGACGTAAGAGTTCAGAAACAGGCTTTTAAACCTTTAACTTGTCAGGACCAGGATGCACTGTGCAAATGTTTAGATcttgaaaatgttaatgttgatgTGGGCCTAATGGCAACAACTGATCTTGATGACATGGGATGTCCCTGTAAGACAAAGCATAAAGCCAGATGGGAATTGTTTTTACCGTAG